The DNA region AATACAAAAAATATAAAAAGCGAAAACTGGTGCCGTTTGTAGAAACAATGCCGTTTTCAGATATTTTTCCGTTGATAAACCGTTTAGATTTGGCAGGAGGAAGTTTTTCGGCCGGAAAGGAAAATACGGTTTGGGAATTTGAAGAAAACTTAAAAATAGCGCCGATGATATGCTATGAAAGCACGTATCCGAATTTTGTGCGAAATCGTATAAATTCCGGCGCAAATTTTCTTGTAAACATAACAAACGACGGATGGTTCGGTAAAACTACCGCCCCTTTCCAGCACGCGGAAATGTCACGGGTCAGGGCGATAGAAAACGGTGTCGGGATGATAAGATGCGCAAACTCCGGTATTTCGTTTTCGGTAGATTGTTACGGGAAATATTTGTCGAAAACAGATTTATACAGGCGAGAAATTGTCGAAATGCCTATCGCAAAACCGCTGGAATCAACAATCTACCGCAAGTTCGGCGATTGGTTTGTGTATTTGTGCGGACTTTTTGCGATTTTTGCTTTTATTTTTCCAATTGTTCGGAGGAAATAAGTCCGATTGACTCACAAATTTTGTGAATTTGCTCAAATTTATTCAACGTGTAAAAATGTATTCCGCGAACTCCGGTTTCAATCAGGTCGTTAACCTGCTGCGCCGCCCAATGAATGCCGACTTTTTCTACATAATCGTCGTTTGTCGCTCTATAAACCGCTTTGAGAAGTTTTGCCGGAATACGCGCCCCAAGCGACAATTCGGCGATTCTTTTCATATTGGCAAGCGACGTAATAGGCATAATTCCCGCGATAATCGGAACGTTAATTTGCGCTATTTCGCAACGCTCGCAAAAATCGTAAAAATCGTCGTTGTTGAAAAATAATTGCGTACAAACGTAATCTGCGCCGTTATCGACTTTTCGTTTAAGGTTGTCAATTTCCGTCAAACGATTCGGAGTGCTCGGATGTCCTTCAGGAAACCCCGCGACTCCTATTCCCATCTCTGAAAAATTATCTTTTATGAATTTCACCAATTCGCCGGCGAACTTGAATCCGTTTTCACAAGCGGCAAAATTCGGCATATTTTTAGGCGTATCTCCTCGCAAAGCAAGAATGTTTTCGATTTTTACGGCTCGGTAATTTTCAAGAATTTGACGGATTTCGCTCTTGCTATGCCCTACGCAAGTCAAATGGGCTACAGCGGTCAATCCGGTTTCTTTTTGAATTTTACCTACTAAATTTCGAGTATTTTCGCGGGTAGAACCGCCCGCGCCGTAAGTGACGCTGACGTAAGACGGCGACAAGTAACGTAATTTTTGCACGGTTTCAAAAAGGTTGTCGAATCCGTTGTGGGTTTTAGGCGGAAAAAACTCAAAACTCAGCGTCGTTTTTTTGCGGTTTAAAATATCTATTACTTTCAAAACTATCTCCGTTGTAAAAAAATTTTGCGATAAAACACGAATTTACGCTTTGAAGAATTTGTCAGGCGACTGATGTACATAATCCATTTCTATTGATATTAACCGAAATCTATAAAAACTATTCTTCGTCGATCGCTCCATCGACCAGACGGTCAATTCCGCAAGCCATAGAACTCAATCCGTTATCTACATAAACAACCGTTCCGGTTATAGCGGCAGCCATAGGCGATACTAAAAACGCCGCAGGACACGCAACGTAATCCGCTTCCATTTCCTGTCGAAGCGGGGCGTTGTGCGCCGAATATTTTATCATTCTGTCAATAAATCCTATCGCTTTTGCGGCTCTGCTGCCAAGCGGTCCCGCAGAAATCGCGTTTACCCGGATATTCCATTTTCTTCCGCATTCAAACGCTAAAGTCCGCGTATCTTGCTGCAACGCCGCTTTCGCCGCGCCCATTCCGCCGCCATACCCAGGCACGGTTCTGTCCGCCGAAAGATAGGAAAGAGAAATCACCGCACCGCCGCTGTTAATATTCGCGCCGAATTGCTTTACTAATGAAACCAAAGAGTAAGACGACGCTGAAAACGCCGCCAAATATCCCGCTCTTGAAGTATCGAGCAAATCGTTTTTGACTTCAGGCCCGTTTGCCAAGGCATGAACCAATATATCAATTTTCCCATATTTTTCATATACTTTTTTGGCGACTTCGCTAACGGTGTACCCTGTGATTCCGGCATACCTTTTGTTCTCTTTAACATCTTGCGGAACATCTTCCGGAAAATCAAAAACCGCATCAAGAGGAAATATTTCGGTAATTTTTAATTCTTTGCCGTCATGTAATTTGGTATCCAATTTATTTCTTTCCAACGATTTCGTAAAGATTTCAAGCACGGGGGGCCAAGTTCCTACAAGTATTTTTGCACCCGCTTGCGCAAGCCGTTTCGCGATCGCCCAACCGTAACCGTTGTCGTCCGCGACTCCGGCGACAAACGCTATCTTTCCCGTTAAATCAATAGGCAACATCGAAACATCCTTTTTTGCTTTTGTTTATTGAAAATATAAAACTAAAATAATTCATTCCTTAATGTAAAGGCGAATAAATCTTCTTGCGATAAAAATATTTAGACGGTTTATCGCCGCCGTCCGCCGATAATTCCCGCCCGCCAAAGATAATAAATCAACGTAAGCAAAGAAGATATCGCAGCCGAAAGATATGTCAAGAACGCCGCGTTAAGAACCGCTCCGGCCGATTGCGCTTCTATTCTATCGACCGCGCCGCATTGAACCATAAGCAGTTTGGCGCGGCTTGACGCATCCCATTCTACCGGCAGAGTTATTATAGAAAATATAACCGCGGCGGAAAACAGTATTATTCCCGCCAAAATCAAATTAAACGAACTCAGCACAAATCCGCCGATTAACACTATATATGAAAATGTCGAACTTATATTCACGACAGGAACCATAGCGGAACGCATACTGAGCCAAATATATCCTTGTGCGTGTTGAATCGCATGCCCGGCTTCATGACAGGCGACTCCGATCGCCGACAAAGAACTTTCGCCGTAAACTTTGGGCGACAAACGTAAAACTTTGGACGCCGGATCATAATGGTCGGATAAAAAACCGTTAGTTTGCTC from Chitinispirillales bacterium includes:
- the metF gene encoding methylenetetrahydrofolate reductase [NAD(P)H], producing the protein MKVIDILNRKKTTLSFEFFPPKTHNGFDNLFETVQKLRYLSPSYVSVTYGAGGSTRENTRNLVGKIQKETGLTAVAHLTCVGHSKSEIRQILENYRAVKIENILALRGDTPKNMPNFAACENGFKFAGELVKFIKDNFSEMGIGVAGFPEGHPSTPNRLTEIDNLKRKVDNGADYVCTQLFFNNDDFYDFCERCEIAQINVPIIAGIMPITSLANMKRIAELSLGARIPAKLLKAVYRATNDDYVEKVGIHWAAQQVNDLIETGVRGIHFYTLNKFEQIHKICESIGLISSEQLEK
- a CDS encoding zinc metallopeptidase; protein product: MIGFDPMYFYFVLPALILSGFASLMTSSTFNKYSRVRSAKGITGAEAAKRLLTGAGIDDVRIEQTNGFLSDHYDPASKVLRLSPKVYGESSLSAIGVACHEAGHAIQHAQGYIWLSMRSAMVPVVNISSTFSYIVLIGGFVLSSFNLILAGIILFSAAVIFSIITLPVEWDASSRAKLLMVQCGAVDRIEAQSAGAVLNAAFLTYLSAAISSLLTLIYYLWRAGIIGGRRR
- a CDS encoding enoyl-[acyl-carrier-protein] reductase; this encodes MLPIDLTGKIAFVAGVADDNGYGWAIAKRLAQAGAKILVGTWPPVLEIFTKSLERNKLDTKLHDGKELKITEIFPLDAVFDFPEDVPQDVKENKRYAGITGYTVSEVAKKVYEKYGKIDILVHALANGPEVKNDLLDTSRAGYLAAFSASSYSLVSLVKQFGANINSGGAVISLSYLSADRTVPGYGGGMGAAKAALQQDTRTLAFECGRKWNIRVNAISAGPLGSRAAKAIGFIDRMIKYSAHNAPLRQEMEADYVACPAAFLVSPMAAAITGTVVYVDNGLSSMACGIDRLVDGAIDEE